In Fusobacterium varium, the following are encoded in one genomic region:
- a CDS encoding TSCPD domain-containing protein: protein MKKSIAILAGVLLVQQVSLAKVINKDVTFTEKTYGVCSTEMTVSVKDGKIVSFSAVKGCPGNLAAIGKLLPGMEVERVIELLDDNYCSGAPLAGYTSCMDNLVEMLKKHVTGEGEGPMAEIRKAQKAGAQKVAFAGHVCTGCGLCQAALS from the coding sequence ATGAAAAAATCAATTGCTATCCTTGCTGGTGTACTTTTAGTTCAACAAGTTTCTCTTGCAAAGGTTATAAACAAAGACGTTACTTTTACTGAAAAAACTTATGGAGTTTGCTCTACTGAAATGACAGTATCTGTTAAAGATGGAAAAATCGTATCTTTCTCAGCTGTTAAAGGATGTCCTGGAAACCTTGCTGCTATAGGAAAACTTTTACCTGGTATGGAAGTTGAAAGAGTAATCGAATTATTAGATGATAACTATTGTTCAGGAGCTCCATTAGCAGGATATACTTCTTGTATGGATAACCTAGTTGAAATGTTAAAGAAACATGTTACTGGTGAAGGTGAAGGACCTATGGCTGAAATAAGAAAAGCTCAAAAAGCTGGAGCTCAAAAGGTTGCTTTTGCTGGACATGTTTGTACAGGTTGCGGACTTTGTCAAGCTGCACTATCATAA
- a CDS encoding FMN-binding protein, with translation MKKLFVAAILVVSSVAAFAVAKEGVGFGYKDDIKVSVEVEGDKITTIKVLEMKETKRIAEPAIEKLTAAIIEKQSVEVDDVAGATYTSQGFKEAVKNALAK, from the coding sequence ATGAAAAAATTATTCGTTGCTGCTATATTAGTAGTTTCATCTGTTGCAGCTTTTGCTGTGGCTAAAGAAGGTGTTGGATTTGGATACAAAGATGACATCAAAGTTTCTGTTGAAGTAGAAGGAGATAAAATCACAACTATAAAAGTTCTTGAAATGAAAGAAACTAAAAGAATAGCTGAACCTGCTATTGAAAAATTAACAGCTGCTATTATTGAAAAACAATCAGTTGAAGTTGATGATGTTGCTGGAGCAACTTACACTTCTCAAGGATTTAAAGAAGCTGTTAAAAACGCACTTGCAAAATAA